In one Staphylococcus lutrae genomic region, the following are encoded:
- a CDS encoding aromatic acid exporter family protein — MLRINPYRIGFRTIKTAIGMALGVIIAQLLGLDNYASSAILVVLCIKDTKMHSVHAIVSRFISCLIAIGFGWPIFSLLGQHAWVLGLIVLFFIPVTVMINMQEGVVTSIVILLHFFNASTINGALVMNEIILISVGLAIAFIMNTIMPNLDRQLLKYKREIESQFKSIFYAYSSACALHNNRPDVTFTSLGRTIQEAKSLAFKDVKNHFVRNENSFYHYFDMREDQLEILKRIKNHIEHISADDVMSCRVAQLFTEMAENVNEKNYTALRLHTLYQIRLEIDQLPLPETHDALLTRSSMIQILYDTEEYLTLKSKFGSLKMHHEIEKKVL; from the coding sequence ATGTTACGTATAAATCCATATCGTATCGGGTTTAGAACGATTAAAACCGCAATAGGGATGGCACTAGGTGTAATTATCGCTCAGTTATTAGGGCTAGATAATTATGCTTCTAGTGCTATTTTAGTCGTCCTTTGTATTAAAGACACTAAAATGCATTCTGTACACGCGATTGTGTCTCGTTTTATTTCTTGTTTGATTGCTATTGGCTTTGGTTGGCCGATCTTTTCACTTTTAGGTCAACACGCTTGGGTGCTCGGCTTAATCGTCCTCTTTTTTATCCCCGTCACGGTCATGATAAACATGCAAGAGGGCGTTGTAACAAGCATTGTCATCTTACTCCACTTTTTCAACGCAAGTACCATTAATGGCGCATTAGTCATGAATGAAATCATACTTATCAGCGTCGGGTTAGCTATTGCTTTTATAATGAATACCATTATGCCTAACTTGGACCGTCAATTACTGAAATATAAACGAGAAATAGAATCCCAATTCAAAAGCATTTTCTACGCATATAGTTCTGCCTGTGCCCTTCACAACAATCGCCCCGATGTTACTTTTACATCATTAGGACGTACAATACAAGAGGCGAAATCGTTAGCGTTTAAAGATGTTAAAAACCATTTTGTACGGAATGAAAATAGCTTTTATCATTATTTCGATATGAGGGAAGATCAATTAGAAATTTTAAAACGCATTAAAAATCACATCGAACATATTTCTGCAGATGATGTGATGAGTTGCCGTGTTGCACAATTATTTACAGAAATGGCTGAAAATGTGAATGAAAAAAATTATACCGCCTTACGATTACACACGTTATATCAAATTCGGCTTGAAATCGATCAACTTCCATTACCTGAAACACATGACGCATTATTAACACGTTCCAGTATGATTCAGATCTTATATGATACTGAAGAGTATTTAACGCTCAAATCTAAATTCGGTTCATTAAAAATGCATCATGAAATAGAGAAGAAAGTCCTTTGA
- a CDS encoding ISL3 family transposase has product MYNDISEMIGIKVSNLKITECLGIQTFKNVQSLFYKGMLTYQPKGCECCGIKNEQHTVIKNGFRSTRVYMGLILERPSYLVLKKQRFYCKACGQTFTAKTPYIEPRCTISNDVKLMVTRKLATVISEKDIANSVLVSPSTVHRYLKDLGEAVKTQPSDILPQHLSFDEFKSTNDVDSSMSFIYCDSITHDIIDILPDRRKFKLEEYFLRFSRKQREGVKSVSIDMYPPYMSLIQSLFPNADIILDRFHIVQAVNREINHSRVKTMNSFKTREKPKYNKLKRYWKLLLKSPIELDRVHYHSFRLFNTWHSQYSLVQFLLTFDEEFQLTYEAGHHILETLRSNNIEQLEEALQRSKSLNISNGLKRVVNTLIKYIPYISNTIQNPHLTNGPIEGINNKIKLIKRVSYGYRNFYNFRNRILIISRLYVSEYKKRTKQQKIAT; this is encoded by the coding sequence ATGTATAATGATATATCAGAAATGATTGGAATAAAAGTATCAAATTTAAAAATCACTGAATGTTTAGGTATTCAAACCTTCAAGAACGTTCAATCATTGTTTTATAAAGGGATGTTAACTTATCAACCTAAAGGTTGTGAGTGTTGTGGTATCAAGAATGAGCAACACACAGTTATTAAAAATGGCTTTCGCAGTACAAGAGTGTATATGGGGCTTATTCTTGAAAGACCTAGTTATCTTGTTTTAAAAAAGCAACGCTTCTATTGTAAAGCTTGTGGTCAAACTTTTACGGCTAAAACACCATATATAGAACCGCGTTGTACAATTTCTAATGACGTAAAACTAATGGTGACGAGAAAGCTCGCCACTGTCATATCTGAAAAAGATATAGCGAATAGTGTTTTAGTTTCACCTTCAACTGTTCATAGATATTTGAAAGACCTAGGGGAAGCAGTAAAAACACAACCTAGTGATATATTGCCCCAACATTTATCCTTTGATGAATTTAAGTCAACTAATGATGTCGACAGCTCTATGAGCTTTATATACTGTGATAGTATCACGCATGATATTATTGATATCTTGCCAGATCGACGTAAGTTCAAGTTGGAAGAATACTTTTTAAGATTCTCAAGAAAGCAACGTGAAGGAGTTAAAAGTGTTTCTATTGATATGTATCCACCATACATGTCGCTAATTCAATCATTATTTCCCAATGCAGATATTATCTTAGACCGTTTTCATATTGTTCAAGCGGTTAACCGTGAAATCAATCACAGTCGCGTTAAAACAATGAATAGTTTTAAGACTAGAGAAAAACCCAAGTACAATAAATTAAAACGGTATTGGAAGCTTTTATTAAAATCTCCAATTGAATTAGACAGAGTCCATTATCACTCGTTCAGACTTTTTAATACATGGCATAGTCAGTATAGTTTAGTACAATTCTTGTTAACTTTTGATGAAGAATTCCAATTAACGTATGAAGCAGGACATCATATTCTAGAAACTCTAAGATCAAATAACATTGAACAATTAGAGGAAGCATTACAACGTTCGAAGAGTTTAAATATTTCAAATGGACTCAAACGTGTTGTTAACACACTCATAAAATATATACCTTATATTTCAAATACGATTCAAAATCCTCATTTGACCAATGGTCCAATTGAAGGTATTAACAATAAAATAAAGCTTATTAAGCGTGTCTCTTATGGTTATAGAAATTTTTATAACTTTAGAAATAGGATTTTAATTATTTCAAGGTTATACGTGAGTGAATATAAAAAACGTACTAAGCAACAAAAAATTGCCACTTAG
- the brxB gene encoding bacilliredoxin BrxB: MDLNFDLYMNNIVQQARSEMDHAGYEQLTTKEEVDNVFKKQGTTLVMINSVCGCAGGIARPAATHALHYDKRPDRLVTVFAGQDKEATQRARDYFEGYAPSSPSFALMKDGKITEMIERHQIEGHDTMDVITQLQSLFDRYCDEK; the protein is encoded by the coding sequence ATGGATTTAAATTTCGATCTTTACATGAATAATATTGTACAACAAGCACGATCAGAAATGGATCACGCTGGATATGAGCAATTGACAACTAAAGAAGAAGTCGATAATGTGTTTAAAAAACAAGGGACAACGTTAGTAATGATTAATTCAGTATGTGGTTGTGCAGGCGGTATTGCACGTCCAGCAGCGACCCATGCGCTACATTATGATAAACGCCCTGATCGCTTAGTTACAGTCTTTGCAGGACAAGACAAAGAAGCGACACAACGTGCTAGAGATTATTTTGAAGGATATGCACCATCCAGCCCTTCTTTTGCTTTGATGAAAGACGGTAAAATCACTGAAATGATAGAGAGACACCAAATAGAAGGTCATGACACTATGGATGTGATTACACAGCTCCAAAGTCTTTTTGATCGTTATTGTGACGAGAAATAA